Proteins from a genomic interval of Arvicola amphibius chromosome 14, mArvAmp1.2, whole genome shotgun sequence:
- the Amigo1 gene encoding amphoterin-induced protein 1 isoform X2: MQPQRDLRGLWLLLLSLFLLLFEVARAGRSVVSCPANCLCASNILSCSKQQLPNVPQSLPSYTALLDLSHNNLSRLRAEWTPTRLINLHSLLLSHNHLNFISSEAFIPVPNLRYLDLSSNHLHTLDEFLFSDLHVLEVLLLYNNRIGVVDQYAFEDMAQLQKLYLSQNLISRFPLELIKDGNKLPKLMLLDLSSNKLKKLPFTDLQKLPAWVKNGLYLHNNPLECDCKLYQLFSHWQYRQLSSVVDFQEDLYCMYSKELHNVFNLDFFNCSEYKESAWEAHLGDTLTITTLSPTMYTRLANLGANRLYN; encoded by the coding sequence ATGCAACCTCAGCGTGACCTGCGAGGCCTCTGGCTCCTGCTGCTCTCCTTGTTCCTGCTCCTCTTTGAGGTAGCCAGGGCTGGCCGATCTGTGGTTAGCTGTCCCGCCAACTGCCTGTGCGCCAGCAACATCCTCAGCTGCTCCAAGCAGCAGCTGCCCAATGTACCCCAGTCTCTACCCAGCTACACGGCACTTCTGGACCTCAGCCACAACAACTTGAGCCGGCTACGGGCCGAGTGGACCCCCACCCGTCTGATCAACCTGCACTCGTTGCTGCTGAGCCACAACCACCTGAACTTTATCTCCTCCGAGGCCTTCATCCCGGTACCCAACTTGCGGTACCTGGACCTCTCCTCCAACCATCTTCACACGCTGGATGAGTTCCTGTTCAGCGATCTGCACGTCCTGGAAGTGCTGCTGCTCTACAACAACCGCATCGGGGTAGTGGACCAGTATGCCTTCGAGGACATGGCCCAGCTGCAGAAACTCTACTTGAGCCAGAACCTGATCTCTCGCTTCCCTCTGGAACTGATCAAGGATGGAAACAAATTACCCAAACTTATGCTCTTGGATCTGTCTTCCAACAAGCTGAAGAAGCTGCCATTCACGGACCTGCAGAAGTTGCCAGCGTGGGTCAAGAATGGGCTGTACCTGCACAACAACCCTCTGGAGTGTGACTGCAAGCTCTACCAGCTCTTTTCGCACTGGCAGTACCGGCAGCTGAGTTCCGTGGTTGacttccaggaggatctatactGCATGTATTCCAAGGAGCTGCACAATGTCTTTAATCTGGATTTCTTCAACTGCAGCGAGTACAAGGAGAGCGCCTGGGAGGCCCACCTGGGAGACACCTTGACCATCAC
- the Amigo1 gene encoding amphoterin-induced protein 1 isoform X1, with protein sequence MQPQRDLRGLWLLLLSLFLLLFEVARAGRSVVSCPANCLCASNILSCSKQQLPNVPQSLPSYTALLDLSHNNLSRLRAEWTPTRLINLHSLLLSHNHLNFISSEAFIPVPNLRYLDLSSNHLHTLDEFLFSDLHVLEVLLLYNNRIGVVDQYAFEDMAQLQKLYLSQNLISRFPLELIKDGNKLPKLMLLDLSSNKLKKLPFTDLQKLPAWVKNGLYLHNNPLECDCKLYQLFSHWQYRQLSSVVDFQEDLYCMYSKELHNVFNLDFFNCSEYKESAWEAHLGDTLTITCDTKQQGMTKVWVTPSNEQVLNQGANGTVTVSEDGSLHFEKVQVEDGGVYTCYAMGETFNETLSVELKVYNFTLHGHHDTLNTAYTTLVGCILSVVLVLIYLYLTPCRCWCRGVEKPSSHQGDSLSSSMLSTTPNHDPMAGGDKDDGFDRRVAFLEPAGPGQGQNGKLKPGNTLPVPEATGKGQRRMSDPESVSSVFSDTPIVV encoded by the coding sequence ATGCAACCTCAGCGTGACCTGCGAGGCCTCTGGCTCCTGCTGCTCTCCTTGTTCCTGCTCCTCTTTGAGGTAGCCAGGGCTGGCCGATCTGTGGTTAGCTGTCCCGCCAACTGCCTGTGCGCCAGCAACATCCTCAGCTGCTCCAAGCAGCAGCTGCCCAATGTACCCCAGTCTCTACCCAGCTACACGGCACTTCTGGACCTCAGCCACAACAACTTGAGCCGGCTACGGGCCGAGTGGACCCCCACCCGTCTGATCAACCTGCACTCGTTGCTGCTGAGCCACAACCACCTGAACTTTATCTCCTCCGAGGCCTTCATCCCGGTACCCAACTTGCGGTACCTGGACCTCTCCTCCAACCATCTTCACACGCTGGATGAGTTCCTGTTCAGCGATCTGCACGTCCTGGAAGTGCTGCTGCTCTACAACAACCGCATCGGGGTAGTGGACCAGTATGCCTTCGAGGACATGGCCCAGCTGCAGAAACTCTACTTGAGCCAGAACCTGATCTCTCGCTTCCCTCTGGAACTGATCAAGGATGGAAACAAATTACCCAAACTTATGCTCTTGGATCTGTCTTCCAACAAGCTGAAGAAGCTGCCATTCACGGACCTGCAGAAGTTGCCAGCGTGGGTCAAGAATGGGCTGTACCTGCACAACAACCCTCTGGAGTGTGACTGCAAGCTCTACCAGCTCTTTTCGCACTGGCAGTACCGGCAGCTGAGTTCCGTGGTTGacttccaggaggatctatactGCATGTATTCCAAGGAGCTGCACAATGTCTTTAATCTGGATTTCTTCAACTGCAGCGAGTACAAGGAGAGCGCCTGGGAGGCCCACCTGGGAGACACCTTGACCATCACGTGTGACACCAAACAGCAAGGGATGACCAAAGTGTGGGTGACACCAAGCAATGAACAGGTGCTAAACCAGGGGGCCAATGGCACAGTGACCGTGTCCGAGGATGGCAGCCTTCATTTTGAAAAGGTGCAGGTTGAGGATGGGGGCGTGTACACCTGCTACGCCATGGGGGAGACTTTCAACGAGACACTGTCTGTGGAGTTGAAAGTGTACAACTTCACCTTGCACGGACACCATGACACCCTCAACACAGCCTATACCACCCTGGTGGGCTGTATCCTCAGTGTGGTTCTGGTTCTCATATACTTGTACCTCACCCCTTGCCGCTGTTGGTGCCGGGGTGTGGAGAAGCCTTCCAGCCATCAAGGGGATAGTCTCAGTTCTTCCATGCTCAGCACCACACCCAACCATGATCCCATGGCTGGTGGGGACAAAGATGATGGTTTTGACCGGCGGGTGGCCTTCCTGGAACCTGCTGGACCCGGGCAGGGTCAAAATggcaaactcaagccaggcaaCACTCTGCCGGTGCCTGAGGCAACAGGCAAGGGCCAACGGAGGATGTCAGATCCTGAGTCGGTCAGCTCGGTCTTCTCTGATACGCCCATTGTGGTGTGA